In one Rhopalosiphum padi isolate XX-2018 chromosome 3, ASM2088224v1, whole genome shotgun sequence genomic region, the following are encoded:
- the LOC132924865 gene encoding uncharacterized protein LOC132924865 has translation MANDVRQYPVPSLLTSAYIACTRDQRKYFDELGTPNVDPRKCCRTILEVIRLNKIVGFDPRGQRRSMFAKVQHIVANATNRRRHRRRRRRLTAHICEVAACHGHTDCMELARSIGVPWRRPSGTSRSACDWAAINGHLPCLEYAFRNGSRRDKRTCAGAAADGQLRTLRFLHEHGCEWAADTCALAAGHGHLDCLRYARENGCPWDADACCNAAGHGQLQCLMYARENNCPWDRRTCAAALIGGRADCFRYAMHNGCPPNQNLDLFDY, from the coding sequence ATGGCGAACGACGTTAGACAATACCCCGTGCCCAGCCTGTTGACATCGGCCTACATCGCGTGCACCAGAGATCAGCGGAAATACTTCGACGAGTTGGGAACGCCGAACGTCGACCCGCGGAAGTGCTGTCGGACGATTTTAGAAGTGATAAGGTTGAACAAGATCGTCGGCTTCGACCCGCGCGGCCAGAGACGGTCGATGTTCGCCAAAGTGCAGCACATCGTGGCGAATGCGACtaaccgccgccgccaccgacgacgacgacgacgactgacGGCCCATATATGCGAGGTGGCCGCGTGTCACGGCCATACGGATTGTATGGAGTTGGCCCGTTCGATCGGCGTGCCGTGGCGCCGTCCGTCCGGGACGTCTAGGTCGGCGTGCGACTGGGCCGCGATCAACGGCCACCTGCCGTGTCTCGAGTACGCGTTCCGGAACGGAAGTCGGCGGGACAAGAGGACGTGCGCGGGAGCCGCGGCCGACGGCCAATTGCGCACGTTACGGTTCCTCCACGAACACGGCTGTGAGTGGGCCGCCGATACGTGTGCCCTGGCCGCGGGACACGGCCATCTCGACTGCCTCCGGTACGCCCGGGAAAACGGATGCCCGTGGGACGCGGACGCGTGCTGTAACGCTGCGGGACACGGGCAACTGCAGTGCCTTATGTACGCGCGCGAGAACAACTGCCCGTGGGACAGGAGGACTTGTGCTGCGGCTCTAATCGGTGGCCGCGCCGATTGCTTTAGGTATGCGATGCACAACGGATGTCCTCCGAACCAGAATTTGGATCTGTTTGATTATTAG
- the LOC132924864 gene encoding LOW QUALITY PROTEIN: uncharacterized protein LOC132924864 (The sequence of the model RefSeq protein was modified relative to this genomic sequence to represent the inferred CDS: deleted 1 base in 1 codon) has product MNSFPSSVTSRKETIRFNDSELQKNARIMRSFRKCSNDCRNKCTKTKSSECLPQSSSQSSGGSEWSSRDDGGNRETCYVSLFQVCMNYLFPKAFPMPSTEYRFRVKCDRMISDPTKKITGKILSPVGRCSKYPKGIFILSPSESRVMKIYCPGAKNRRSKCRNNE; this is encoded by the exons ATGAATTCTTTTCCAAGTTCTGTGACCAGTCGTAAGGAAACCATACGATTTAACGATAGCGAACTCCAA AAAAACGCCCGAATAATGAGATCTTTCCGAAAATGTTCGAATGACTGCCGAAATAAATGTACCAAGACGAAATCCTCAGAATGTCTTCCTCAAAGTAG TTCTCAGAGTAGCGGCGGCTCCGAATGGAGTTCCAGAGATGACGGCGGCAACAGAGAGACATGCTACGTCAGTTTGTTCCAAGTGTGCATGAACTATTTGTTTCCTAAAGCGTTTCCGATGCCGTCCACCGAGTACCGGTTTAGGGTCAAGTGCGACCGGATGATTTCGGATCCGACAAAGAAGATCACCGGGAAAATATTATCACCGGTGGGCAGGTGCTCGAAATATCCGAAAGGAATCTTCATTCTATCTCCCTCGGAAAGCCGCGTGATGAAAATATATTGTCCCGGGGCCAAAAATAGGCGTTCGAAATGTCGGAATAATGAATAA
- the LOC132926940 gene encoding uncharacterized protein LOC132926940, translating into MPSIVYDYIDTVTDIMSSSRKDIHSKPTGSSVSKKPKGWLPKKKPSSSKSHDFRCPYTLRKTGHFKYNNQLWTVGDIASLVNEEMTKTCYAQIIKLLENDLCEKRAIIFWLGPKANIGVTDESKKVHHDTFKPTEFVHVLIDKRLIPMECLTFVMNIPNFFEYRLHVGNDYLTDTYILPHSERYGDSSSESDGDEEKRPKGRITRLLNN; encoded by the exons ATGCCGTCCATAGTTTATG acTACATTGACACTGTGACTGACATTATGAGTTCGTCAAGAAAAGATATACATTCAAAACCTACTGGATCATCGGTATCTAAGAAACCTAAAGGCtggttaccaaaaaaaaaaccttctTCATCCAAATCGCATGATTTTCGATGTCCATACACTTTACGCAAGActggacattttaaatataataatcaacttTGGACTGTAGGTGATATTGCATCTTTAGTGAACGAGGAAATGACTAAAACCTGTTATGCGCAAATTATTAAGCTACTCGAAAATGATTTATGTGAAAAACGAGCAATAATCTTCTGGTTGGGACCTAAAGCTAACATTGGAGTAACAGATGAATCAAAAAAAGTGCATCATGACACTTTTAAACCTACTGAATTTGTACATGTGCTTATTGATAAGAGATTAATACCTATGGAGTGCTTAACTTTTGTTATGAATATTCCAAACTTTTTTGAGTATAGACTACATGTTGGTAACGATTACTTGACTGATACGTATATTCTACCACATTCTGAAAGATATGGAGACTCCTCGTCAGAATCTGATGGAGACGAAGAAAAAAGACCCAAAGGTAGAATCACACGGCTACTTAACAACTAA